Proteins encoded within one genomic window of Equus caballus isolate H_3958 breed thoroughbred chromosome 20, TB-T2T, whole genome shotgun sequence:
- the DNPH1 gene encoding 5-hydroxymethyl-dUMP N-hydrolase — MAATMAAARERGEPGRRALYFCGSIRGGRDDRALYERIVSRLRRFGTVLTEHVAAPDLGVHGEEAAGGDKLIHERDLAWLQQADVVVAEVTQPSLGVGYELGRAVALNKRILCLFRPQSGRVLSAMIRGAADGLRFQVWDYEEGEVEAMLDRYFEADPSEEVAASPEPTA, encoded by the exons atgGCGGCGACGATGGCCGCAGCGCGCGAGCGCGGGGAGCCGGGCCGCAGGGCCCTGTACTTCTGCGGGAGCATCCGCGGCGGACGCGACGACCGGGCGCTGTACGAGCGGATCGTGTCGCGGCTGCGGCGCTTCGGGACCGTGCTCACCGAGCACGTGGCGGCTCCCGACCTGGGTGTGCACG GGGAAGAGGCTGCTGGGGGTGACAAGCTCATCCATGAGCGAGACCTGGCCTGGCTGCAGCAGGCTGATG TGGTCGTGGCAGAAGTGACCCAGCCATCCTTGGGTGTAGGCTACGAGCTGGGCCGGGCCGTAGCCCTCAATAAGCGAATCCTGTGCCTCTTCCGCCCGCAGTCTGGCCGAG TGCTTTCAGCCATGATCCGCGGAGCAGCAGATGGCTTGCGGTTCCAGGTATGGGACTATgaagagggagaggtggaggcCATGCTGGATCGATACTTTGAGGCTGATCCTTCTGAGGAGGTGGCTGCCTCCCCTGAGCCAACCGCTTGA